The Cherax quadricarinatus isolate ZL_2023a chromosome 53, ASM3850222v1, whole genome shotgun sequence genome includes a region encoding these proteins:
- the LOC128692372 gene encoding uncharacterized protein isoform X1, with amino-acid sequence MEVRMTMKLLLLLVICCALLSPPAAARPPQRQKRVSDQRLAELETLLALAKMKNRKYVTLPVGFGLIDVKQIGRRKRSASTAVGVAPQDGGQGEYEYDIGDLISDLSSALNVQALKEDRSLEETNYPMEEANLEDDLREDRKAGRMKEGLVHAGFRETPPTILFGMRGVPRHRLI; translated from the exons GAGGTGAGGATGACCATgaagctgttattgctgctggtgATCTGCTGTGCACTGCTCTCCCCCCCGGCTGCTGCAAGACCTCCGCAGAG GCAGAAACGTGTTAGTGACCAGCGTCTGGCCGAGCTGGAGACGTTGCTGGCCCTGGCCAAGATGAAGAACAGGAAGTACGTTACTCTGCCTGTCGGATTTGGCCTTATTGACGTCAAGCAGAT CGGGCGCCGCAAGAGGTCCGCCTCGACTGCCGTTGGAGTAGCACCTCAGGACGGAGGACAAGGAGAGTACGAGTACGACATCGGAGATCTCATTTCCGACCTCTCGAGCGCCCTCAATGTTCAAGCCCTGAAGGAAGACCGCAGTCTAGAGGAGACCAACTACCCCATGGAGGAGGCCAACCTGGAGGACGACCTCAGGGAGGACAGGAAAGCTGGCAGGATGAAAGAAGGTCTTGTGCATGCCGGCTTCAGGGAAACCCCACCCACTATTCTCTTTGGCATGAGAGGCGTTCCTCGCCACAGGTTGATCTAG
- the LOC128692372 gene encoding uncharacterized protein isoform X2 produces MTMKLLLLLVICCALLSPPAAARPPQRQKRVSDQRLAELETLLALAKMKNRKYVTLPVGFGLIDVKQIGRRKRSASTAVGVAPQDGGQGEYEYDIGDLISDLSSALNVQALKEDRSLEETNYPMEEANLEDDLREDRKAGRMKEGLVHAGFRETPPTILFGMRGVPRHRLI; encoded by the exons ATGACCATgaagctgttattgctgctggtgATCTGCTGTGCACTGCTCTCCCCCCCGGCTGCTGCAAGACCTCCGCAGAG GCAGAAACGTGTTAGTGACCAGCGTCTGGCCGAGCTGGAGACGTTGCTGGCCCTGGCCAAGATGAAGAACAGGAAGTACGTTACTCTGCCTGTCGGATTTGGCCTTATTGACGTCAAGCAGAT CGGGCGCCGCAAGAGGTCCGCCTCGACTGCCGTTGGAGTAGCACCTCAGGACGGAGGACAAGGAGAGTACGAGTACGACATCGGAGATCTCATTTCCGACCTCTCGAGCGCCCTCAATGTTCAAGCCCTGAAGGAAGACCGCAGTCTAGAGGAGACCAACTACCCCATGGAGGAGGCCAACCTGGAGGACGACCTCAGGGAGGACAGGAAAGCTGGCAGGATGAAAGAAGGTCTTGTGCATGCCGGCTTCAGGGAAACCCCACCCACTATTCTCTTTGGCATGAGAGGCGTTCCTCGCCACAGGTTGATCTAG